One Clupea harengus chromosome 3, Ch_v2.0.2, whole genome shotgun sequence DNA window includes the following coding sequences:
- the wnk1a gene encoding serine/threonine-protein kinase WNK1 isoform X2, whose translation MSDNLSKMVKFLSPQSKNASGSGSDSLLGEVRRRRHNVERELLKAEHRFFRRSVISDSNTTALELPSKACVLASPPDCKRGLPPANSIVAGALSVSAGQCTVVAEEPLVEVHEASGEPKGDVVALEARPLSLMGCDGEREPAISLDPPSEASELESGSSMAGQGEDEREEEEDEAGKETEKTRIEAEQRELEKKVQDEEEVETKAVGTSNDGRFLKFDIEIGRGSFKTVYKGLDTETTVEVAWCELQDRKLTKTERQRFKEEASMLKGLQHPNIVRFYDFWESPAKGKKCIVLVTELMTSGTLKTYLKRFKEMKIKVLRSWCRQILKGLHFLHTRTPPIIHRDLKCDNIFITGPTGSVKIGDLGLATLKRASFAKSVIGTPEFMAPEMYEEKYDESVDVYAFGMCMLEMATSEYPYSECQNAAQIYRRVTSGVKPGSFDKVAFPEVKEIIEGCIRQHKDERYAIKDLLNHAFFQEDTGVRVELAEEDDGVVVAIKLWLRIEDVKKLKGKYKDNEAIEFSFDLLKDVPEDVAQEMVESGYVCDGDHKTMAKAIKDRVAQICRKREIRQLVREGLERRKQQGEDSAEQQRELQQAALAASAPAPVAAPAPAPAPVAAPAPAPAPVAAPAPAPAPVSVPAAVQTELEEPEADQHLFQQNAAPITTMETAQGSMILTESHPPAMSHSYMPAQQPPPTGTAQGPPAQMPLQHNTGQTVMSQVPVPQTSSTLPVVPSGQSGAPLQQHQPHHEDGTAAHSSNTQSQTLQGTLLQQTWANELSPPVFSPPPNAEYLYFLYQAVQTSVGVLQSLTVEQTAAQPGVIATSTEGGLSDAASGLSDGNDGTGGRHEGRSMKRHHRRSVRSRSRHEKTPKAKLDVLNISHNGDRVAECQLETHNRKMVTFKFDLDGDNPEEIAQIMVQSEFILESERESFIEQVREVIEMADGGEGMLKEGYTQVLEPQIPEISTPHRLGEPPSLVAQVVHSAGRRFIVSPVPESRLRESYFGHPSANKSFGDDGTPGQDPSSTTRAASSSVQNEQSNVALSSYPASSQQTLPTPASSGLAPNPGLDCTRAPDASSHSSSSAGPGPMSPPSVLPAQTGRVSPTQLAPGSDFTPQPQPARPVASALPVSAETSSAMANMSGINTEQVSSMPAASGIPSGPQVPSVQQPVPSAAIPSQTPAMCGESEGESQSKSPGIEDIHALDKKLRSLFMDQNSVSSSSTLADNIASDSLSSPPSTMTSSSPMGGSNQMLQSSLSLSSGLPDTASIPTPAQAGVSSASASVQDGQLAVPGDQQPTIPPTTGGFQLGRFQVSVASVEAQSTVPEPSTIGSSSSATPSTSSSSSSSSSSSSLSSPENTLHRSHNLPKPVIKPDAEPAHTTIGRFQVMVSSGNKVGQATEETSTPDTQNCAAVGSHTKTPSPSQPTACNYYISSDNDSEPEDETLKREVTQLRERHMVEIHDLHLRQKGEIDALFSRLGRSPPSVVAPPTMNMSGGRRRITKGKNCKSGKSVSAQASPQHTGKKLTGQSGQAPASVTTVGGTSNNTTTTTTTAFSQSAPSQSPNTNGTGHAPGHGQGHAPASQSSGTFTDDLHQLVDNWARDAISLAQVKKSIPRKFSAPGQLCSLGGPMAAPVVPPSAPGSRKGSLCMAPQQFGYPCTPYSGTNQWANPTGSSQAGLLGAMPPAAPPVSLQQGFHIGTNHKSSGGSSSNAGRTTQAN comes from the exons ATGTCCGACAACCTCAGTAAGATGGTTAAGTTCCTATCCCCCCAATCAAAAAATGCTAGCGGCTCTGGCTCGGACTCGCTGTTGGGCGAGGTCCGCCGGCGGCGCCACAACGTGGAGCGTGAGCTTCTTAAGGCTGAGCACCGCTTCTTCCGCCGTAGCGTCATCAGTGACTCCAACACCACTGCCTTGGAGCTGCCCAGCAAAGCTTGTGTCCTTGCTTCACCACCTGACTGCAAACGTGGCCTCCCTCCTGCCAACTCCATCGTTGCTGGAGCCCTCTCAGTGTCAGCTGGTCAATGCACAGTGGTGGCTGAGGAGCCGTTGGTGGAAGTTCATGAGGCAAGTGGGGAACCCAAGGGGGATGTTGTAGCACTGGAAGCAAGGCCCCTGTCTCTGATGGGCtgcgatggagagagggaaccaGCCATCTCCCTGGACCCTCCCAGTGAGGCTTCTGAGCTTGAGTCTGGGAGCAGCATGGCAGGCCAAGGGGAAGATGagcgtgaggaggaggaggatgaagctgggaaagagacagagaagactcGCATCGAAGCTGaacagagagagttggagaagaAAGTGCAAGATGAAGAAGAGGTGGAGACCAAGGCTGTGGGCACATCTAACGATGGTCGCTTCTTGAAGTTTGACATTGAAATTGGACGTGGCTCATTCAAGACCGTCTACAAAGGCCTGGACACAGAGACAACTGTGGAAGTAGCCTGGTGCGAGTTACAG GATCGTAAGCTGACCAAGACTGAGCGGCAGCGCTTCAAGGAGGAGGCCAGTATGCTTAAGGGCCTTCAGCACCCCAACATCGTGCGCTTCTATGATTTCTGGGAGTCACCCGCCAAGGGCAAGAAATGCATTGTCCTGGTGACTGAACTTATGACCTCTGGCACCCTGAAAAC ATACCTGAAACGGTTCAAGGAGATGAAGATCAAAGTCTTGCGCAGCTGGTGCCGGCAGATCCTGAAGGGCCTCCACTTCCTCCACACGAGGACGCCCCCTATAATCCACCGTGACCTCAAGTGTGACAACATCTTTATCACTGGTCCTACTGGCTCTGTCAAGATTGGTGACCTGGGTCTCGCCACGCTGAAGAGAGCCTCGTTTGCCAAGAGTGTTATAG GTACCCCAGAGTTCATGGCTCCAGAGATGTATGAAGAGAAGTATGACGAGTCAGTGGATGTCTATGCCTTTGGGATGTGCATGCTGGAGATGGCTACTTCTGAGTACCCGTACTCCGAGTGCCAGAATGCGGCACAGATCTATCGCAGAGTTACCAGC GGGGTGAAACCTGGCAGTTTTGACAAGGTAGCGTTCCCTGAAGTGAAGGAGATCATCGAGGGTTGCATCCGTCAACACAAAGATGAGAG GTATGCCATCAAAGACCTCCTGAACCACGCGTTCTTCCAAGAGGACACCGGTGTACGAGTGGAGTTAGCGGAGGAAGATGACGGTGTGGTGGTAGCCATTAAGCTCTGGCTGCGCATTGAAGATGTCAAAAAGCTCAAGGGGAAATACAAGGACAACGAAGCCATTGAATTCTCTTTTGACCTCCTGAAGGATGTTCCAGAGGACGTGGCTCAGGAAATG GTGGAGTCTGGTTACGTCTGTGACGGTGACCATAAGACTATGGCCAAGGCCATCAAAGACAGAGTGGCTCAGATCTGTCGGAAGCGGGAGATAAGGCAGCTGGTGCGAGAGGGACtggagaggaggaagcagcAGGGGGAGGACTCGGCGGAGCAACAGAGGGAACTTCAGCAAGCAGCACtggctgcctctgcccctgccccagtggctgcccctgcccctgccccagccccagtggctgcccctgcccctgcccctgccccagtggctgcccctgcccctgcccctgccccagtGTCTGTCCCTGCAGCAGTTCAGACAGAGTTGGAGGAGCCTGAGGCAGACCAGCATCTATTCCAGCAAAATGCTGCTCCTATCACGA CCATGGAGACGGCTCAGGGTTCCATGATCCTGACGGAATCCCACCCGCCAGCCATGTCCCACAGCTACATGCCGGCACAGCAGCCTCCCCCCACAGGCACAGCACAGGGGCCCCCAGCCCAGATGCccctgcagcacaacacaggCCAGACAGTCATG TCTCAGGTCCCTGTGCCACAAACCTCCAGCACCCTTCCTGTTGTTCCAAGCGGCCAGAGTGGAGCACCACTGCAGCAG CACCAGCCACACCATGAGGACGGCACTGCAGCccacagctcaaacacacaaagtcaaacaCTGCAGGGAACACTGCTACAGCAG ACATGGGCTAATGAGCTGAGCCCTCCTGTTTTCTCTCCGCCGCCGAACGCTGAGTATCTCTATTTCCTCTATCAGGCTGTTCAG ACGTCTGTGGGTGTACTGCAGTCTTTGACAGTGGAGCAGACAGCCGCACAACCAGGAGTGATTGCGACCTCCACTGAAGG TGGTCTCTCAGATGCTGCGTCTGGCTTGAGTGATGGCAACGACGGCACGGGAGGCCGGCACGAGGGCCGCTCCATGAAGCGACATCATCGCCGATCTGTACGCAGTCGCTCACGCCACGAAAAGACCCCCAAAGCCAAGCTTGATGTGCTGAAT ATTTCGCACAATGGAGACAGAGTGGCTGAATGCCAGTTGGAAACACACAACCGGAAAATGGTGACTTTCAAATTCGACTTGGATGGTGATAATCCAGAAGAAATAGCACAAATAATG GTTCAGAGTGAGTTCATTCTGGAGAGTGAACGGGAGTCTTTCATTGAGCAAGTGCGGGAGGTCATCGAAATGGCTGATGGTGGAGAGGGCATGCTGAAAGAAGGCTATACCCAG GTTCTGGAACCGCAAATCCCTGAGATATCGACTCCACACAGACTTG gTGAGCCTCCAAGTCTGGTTGCCCAGGTGGTTCACTCGGCTGGCCGCCGCTTCATTGTCAGCCCTGTTCCTGAGTCCCGGCTCAGAGAGTCATACTTTGGACACCCATCAGCTAACAAGTCATTTGGGGACGATGGAACACCAG GCCAAGATCCAAGTTCAACTACTCGTGCCGCCTCAAGCAGTGTGCAGAATGAGCAGAGCAATGTTGCCCTCAGCTCTTACCCTGCCTCATCTCAGCAGACTCTCCCAACTCCAGCCAGCAGTGGGTTGGCCCCGAACCCTGGTCTGGATTGCACACGGGCTCCAGACGCCTCCAGCCACAGCAGCTCTTCAGCAGGGCCAGGCCCAATGTCTCCACCATCTGTCCTTCcagcacagacagggagggtCTCTCCAACACAACTTGCACCAGGCTCAGATTTCACCCCACAGCCTCAACCTGCAAGGCCTGTTGCCAGTGCTCTTCCAGTCTCTGCAGAGACTAGCAGTGCTATGGCAAACATGAGTGGCATTAACACGGAGCAGGTGTCCTCCATGCCCGCTGCCTCGGGCATACCCTCGGGGCCACAGGTGCCCAGCGTACAGCAGCCCGTCCCATCAGCAGCCATACCCAGCCAGACTCCAGCTATGTGTGGGGAGAGCGAGGGCGAGTCCCAGTCTAAGTCCCCTGGCATTGAGGACATCCACGCTCTGGACAAGAAGCTGCGCTCTCTTTTCATGGACCAGAATTCTGTGTCCAGCTCTTCCACCCTGGCAGACAATATAGCCTCTGACTCCTTGTCCTCCCCGCCCAGCACAatgacctcctcctctcctatgGGGGGTTCCAACCAGATGCTGCagtccagtctgtctctctccagtggGCTGCCCGACACGGCCTCTATTCCCACACCAGCACAAGCAGGAGTG tCCTCTGCGAGTGCTTCCGTCCAAGATGGACAGTTAG CTGTTCCTGGGGACCAGCAGCCTACAATTCCACCCACTACTGGTGGCTTCCAACTTGGACGCTTTCAG GTTTCTGTGGCATCAGTTGAGGCCCAAAGCACTGTCCCTGAGCCCTCAACCATAGGCTCATCATCCTCAGCCACTCCATCgacgtcctcctcttcctcctcctcctcctcatcctcctccctctcaaGCCCAGAGAACACACTACACAGATCTCACAATCTGCCCAAACCAGTTATCAAACCGGATGCCGAGCCTGCCCACACCACTATTGGCAGGTTCCAGGTCATGGTTAGCTCCGGCAACAAAGTGGGTCAGGCCACAGAAGAGACCTCGACTCCCGACACCCAAAACTGTGCAGCTGTGGGCTCACACACCAAGACCCCTTCACCCAGCCAGCCCACCGCCTGCAACTACTACATCAGCAGTGACAATGACTCTGAGCCAGAAGACGAGACCTTAAAGAGGGAGGTCACACAGCTCAGGGAGAG acaTATGGTAGAGATCCATGACTTACACCTTCGCCAGAAGGGGGAGATCGACGCCCTGTTTTCCCGGCTGGGCAGATCCCCACCTTCAGTGGTAGCACCGCCTACCATGAACATGTCTGGTGGCAGACGCAGGATCACCAAAGGCAAAAATTGCAAGTCTGGGAAAAGTGTGAGTGCTCAGGCCAGCCCTCAGCACACAG GTAAGAAACTGACAGGCCAAAGTGGGCAGGCTCCAGCATCAGTGACAACGGTTGGAGGGACAAGCAacaacactactactactactactacagcaTTCAGTCAGAGTGCCCCTTCACAGA GTCCAAACACCAATGGAACAGGACACGCGCCAGGCCATGGCCAGGGTCATGCTCCTGCCAGTCAGAGCTCTGGCACCTTCACAGATGACCTCCATCAGCTGGTGGACAACTGGGCACGAGATGCCATAAGTCTTGCACAAGTCAAAAAG tcgATCCCCCGCAAGTTTTCAGCTCCAGGCCAGCTCTGCTCCCTAGGAGGTCCCATGGCTGCTCCTGTTGTCCCGCCGTCAGCCCCAGGCTCTCGTAAGGGCTCCCTGTGCATGGCACCTCAGCAGTTTGGCTACCCCTGCACCCCGTACAGTGGCACCAACCAGTGGGCCAATCCTACAGGGTCTTCACAAGCGGGCTTGTTGGGGGCAATGCCGCCTGCAGCTCCACCCGTCTCCCTGCAGCAAGGCTTCCACATTGGCACCAACCACAAATCCagcggtggcagcagcagcaatgctGGGAGAACTACCCAAGCTAATTGA
- the wnk1a gene encoding serine/threonine-protein kinase WNK1 isoform X1 gives MSDNLSKMVKFLSPQSKNASGSGSDSLLGEVRRRRHNVERELLKAEHRFFRRSVISDSNTTALELPSKACVLASPPDCKRGLPPANSIVAGALSVSAGQCTVVAEEPLVEVHEASGEPKGDVVALEARPLSLMGCDGEREPAISLDPPSEASELESGSSMAGQGEDEREEEEDEAGKETEKTRIEAEQRELEKKVQDEEEVETKAVGTSNDGRFLKFDIEIGRGSFKTVYKGLDTETTVEVAWCELQDRKLTKTERQRFKEEASMLKGLQHPNIVRFYDFWESPAKGKKCIVLVTELMTSGTLKTYLKRFKEMKIKVLRSWCRQILKGLHFLHTRTPPIIHRDLKCDNIFITGPTGSVKIGDLGLATLKRASFAKSVIGTPEFMAPEMYEEKYDESVDVYAFGMCMLEMATSEYPYSECQNAAQIYRRVTSGVKPGSFDKVAFPEVKEIIEGCIRQHKDERYAIKDLLNHAFFQEDTGVRVELAEEDDGVVVAIKLWLRIEDVKKLKGKYKDNEAIEFSFDLLKDVPEDVAQEMVESGYVCDGDHKTMAKAIKDRVAQICRKREIRQLVREGLERRKQQGEDSAEQQRELQQAALAASAPAPVAAPAPAPAPVAAPAPAPAPVAAPAPAPAPVSVPAAVQTELEEPEADQHLFQQNAAPITTMETAQGSMILTESHPPAMSHSYMPAQQPPPTGTAQGPPAQMPLQHNTGQTVMQSQVPVPQTSSTLPVVPSGQSGAPLQQHQPHHEDGTAAHSSNTQSQTLQGTLLQQTWANELSPPVFSPPPNAEYLYFLYQAVQTSVGVLQSLTVEQTAAQPGVIATSTEGGLSDAASGLSDGNDGTGGRHEGRSMKRHHRRSVRSRSRHEKTPKAKLDVLNISHNGDRVAECQLETHNRKMVTFKFDLDGDNPEEIAQIMVQSEFILESERESFIEQVREVIEMADGGEGMLKEGYTQVLEPQIPEISTPHRLGEPPSLVAQVVHSAGRRFIVSPVPESRLRESYFGHPSANKSFGDDGTPGQDPSSTTRAASSSVQNEQSNVALSSYPASSQQTLPTPASSGLAPNPGLDCTRAPDASSHSSSSAGPGPMSPPSVLPAQTGRVSPTQLAPGSDFTPQPQPARPVASALPVSAETSSAMANMSGINTEQVSSMPAASGIPSGPQVPSVQQPVPSAAIPSQTPAMCGESEGESQSKSPGIEDIHALDKKLRSLFMDQNSVSSSSTLADNIASDSLSSPPSTMTSSSPMGGSNQMLQSSLSLSSGLPDTASIPTPAQAGVSSASASVQDGQLAVPGDQQPTIPPTTGGFQLGRFQVSVASVEAQSTVPEPSTIGSSSSATPSTSSSSSSSSSSSSLSSPENTLHRSHNLPKPVIKPDAEPAHTTIGRFQVMVSSGNKVGQATEETSTPDTQNCAAVGSHTKTPSPSQPTACNYYISSDNDSEPEDETLKREVTQLRERHMVEIHDLHLRQKGEIDALFSRLGRSPPSVVAPPTMNMSGGRRRITKGKNCKSGKSVSAQASPQHTGKKLTGQSGQAPASVTTVGGTSNNTTTTTTTAFSQSAPSQSPNTNGTGHAPGHGQGHAPASQSSGTFTDDLHQLVDNWARDAISLAQVKKSIPRKFSAPGQLCSLGGPMAAPVVPPSAPGSRKGSLCMAPQQFGYPCTPYSGTNQWANPTGSSQAGLLGAMPPAAPPVSLQQGFHIGTNHKSSGGSSSNAGRTTQAN, from the exons ATGTCCGACAACCTCAGTAAGATGGTTAAGTTCCTATCCCCCCAATCAAAAAATGCTAGCGGCTCTGGCTCGGACTCGCTGTTGGGCGAGGTCCGCCGGCGGCGCCACAACGTGGAGCGTGAGCTTCTTAAGGCTGAGCACCGCTTCTTCCGCCGTAGCGTCATCAGTGACTCCAACACCACTGCCTTGGAGCTGCCCAGCAAAGCTTGTGTCCTTGCTTCACCACCTGACTGCAAACGTGGCCTCCCTCCTGCCAACTCCATCGTTGCTGGAGCCCTCTCAGTGTCAGCTGGTCAATGCACAGTGGTGGCTGAGGAGCCGTTGGTGGAAGTTCATGAGGCAAGTGGGGAACCCAAGGGGGATGTTGTAGCACTGGAAGCAAGGCCCCTGTCTCTGATGGGCtgcgatggagagagggaaccaGCCATCTCCCTGGACCCTCCCAGTGAGGCTTCTGAGCTTGAGTCTGGGAGCAGCATGGCAGGCCAAGGGGAAGATGagcgtgaggaggaggaggatgaagctgggaaagagacagagaagactcGCATCGAAGCTGaacagagagagttggagaagaAAGTGCAAGATGAAGAAGAGGTGGAGACCAAGGCTGTGGGCACATCTAACGATGGTCGCTTCTTGAAGTTTGACATTGAAATTGGACGTGGCTCATTCAAGACCGTCTACAAAGGCCTGGACACAGAGACAACTGTGGAAGTAGCCTGGTGCGAGTTACAG GATCGTAAGCTGACCAAGACTGAGCGGCAGCGCTTCAAGGAGGAGGCCAGTATGCTTAAGGGCCTTCAGCACCCCAACATCGTGCGCTTCTATGATTTCTGGGAGTCACCCGCCAAGGGCAAGAAATGCATTGTCCTGGTGACTGAACTTATGACCTCTGGCACCCTGAAAAC ATACCTGAAACGGTTCAAGGAGATGAAGATCAAAGTCTTGCGCAGCTGGTGCCGGCAGATCCTGAAGGGCCTCCACTTCCTCCACACGAGGACGCCCCCTATAATCCACCGTGACCTCAAGTGTGACAACATCTTTATCACTGGTCCTACTGGCTCTGTCAAGATTGGTGACCTGGGTCTCGCCACGCTGAAGAGAGCCTCGTTTGCCAAGAGTGTTATAG GTACCCCAGAGTTCATGGCTCCAGAGATGTATGAAGAGAAGTATGACGAGTCAGTGGATGTCTATGCCTTTGGGATGTGCATGCTGGAGATGGCTACTTCTGAGTACCCGTACTCCGAGTGCCAGAATGCGGCACAGATCTATCGCAGAGTTACCAGC GGGGTGAAACCTGGCAGTTTTGACAAGGTAGCGTTCCCTGAAGTGAAGGAGATCATCGAGGGTTGCATCCGTCAACACAAAGATGAGAG GTATGCCATCAAAGACCTCCTGAACCACGCGTTCTTCCAAGAGGACACCGGTGTACGAGTGGAGTTAGCGGAGGAAGATGACGGTGTGGTGGTAGCCATTAAGCTCTGGCTGCGCATTGAAGATGTCAAAAAGCTCAAGGGGAAATACAAGGACAACGAAGCCATTGAATTCTCTTTTGACCTCCTGAAGGATGTTCCAGAGGACGTGGCTCAGGAAATG GTGGAGTCTGGTTACGTCTGTGACGGTGACCATAAGACTATGGCCAAGGCCATCAAAGACAGAGTGGCTCAGATCTGTCGGAAGCGGGAGATAAGGCAGCTGGTGCGAGAGGGACtggagaggaggaagcagcAGGGGGAGGACTCGGCGGAGCAACAGAGGGAACTTCAGCAAGCAGCACtggctgcctctgcccctgccccagtggctgcccctgcccctgccccagccccagtggctgcccctgcccctgcccctgccccagtggctgcccctgcccctgcccctgccccagtGTCTGTCCCTGCAGCAGTTCAGACAGAGTTGGAGGAGCCTGAGGCAGACCAGCATCTATTCCAGCAAAATGCTGCTCCTATCACGA CCATGGAGACGGCTCAGGGTTCCATGATCCTGACGGAATCCCACCCGCCAGCCATGTCCCACAGCTACATGCCGGCACAGCAGCCTCCCCCCACAGGCACAGCACAGGGGCCCCCAGCCCAGATGCccctgcagcacaacacaggCCAGACAGTCATG CAGTCTCAGGTCCCTGTGCCACAAACCTCCAGCACCCTTCCTGTTGTTCCAAGCGGCCAGAGTGGAGCACCACTGCAGCAG CACCAGCCACACCATGAGGACGGCACTGCAGCccacagctcaaacacacaaagtcaaacaCTGCAGGGAACACTGCTACAGCAG ACATGGGCTAATGAGCTGAGCCCTCCTGTTTTCTCTCCGCCGCCGAACGCTGAGTATCTCTATTTCCTCTATCAGGCTGTTCAG ACGTCTGTGGGTGTACTGCAGTCTTTGACAGTGGAGCAGACAGCCGCACAACCAGGAGTGATTGCGACCTCCACTGAAGG TGGTCTCTCAGATGCTGCGTCTGGCTTGAGTGATGGCAACGACGGCACGGGAGGCCGGCACGAGGGCCGCTCCATGAAGCGACATCATCGCCGATCTGTACGCAGTCGCTCACGCCACGAAAAGACCCCCAAAGCCAAGCTTGATGTGCTGAAT ATTTCGCACAATGGAGACAGAGTGGCTGAATGCCAGTTGGAAACACACAACCGGAAAATGGTGACTTTCAAATTCGACTTGGATGGTGATAATCCAGAAGAAATAGCACAAATAATG GTTCAGAGTGAGTTCATTCTGGAGAGTGAACGGGAGTCTTTCATTGAGCAAGTGCGGGAGGTCATCGAAATGGCTGATGGTGGAGAGGGCATGCTGAAAGAAGGCTATACCCAG GTTCTGGAACCGCAAATCCCTGAGATATCGACTCCACACAGACTTG gTGAGCCTCCAAGTCTGGTTGCCCAGGTGGTTCACTCGGCTGGCCGCCGCTTCATTGTCAGCCCTGTTCCTGAGTCCCGGCTCAGAGAGTCATACTTTGGACACCCATCAGCTAACAAGTCATTTGGGGACGATGGAACACCAG GCCAAGATCCAAGTTCAACTACTCGTGCCGCCTCAAGCAGTGTGCAGAATGAGCAGAGCAATGTTGCCCTCAGCTCTTACCCTGCCTCATCTCAGCAGACTCTCCCAACTCCAGCCAGCAGTGGGTTGGCCCCGAACCCTGGTCTGGATTGCACACGGGCTCCAGACGCCTCCAGCCACAGCAGCTCTTCAGCAGGGCCAGGCCCAATGTCTCCACCATCTGTCCTTCcagcacagacagggagggtCTCTCCAACACAACTTGCACCAGGCTCAGATTTCACCCCACAGCCTCAACCTGCAAGGCCTGTTGCCAGTGCTCTTCCAGTCTCTGCAGAGACTAGCAGTGCTATGGCAAACATGAGTGGCATTAACACGGAGCAGGTGTCCTCCATGCCCGCTGCCTCGGGCATACCCTCGGGGCCACAGGTGCCCAGCGTACAGCAGCCCGTCCCATCAGCAGCCATACCCAGCCAGACTCCAGCTATGTGTGGGGAGAGCGAGGGCGAGTCCCAGTCTAAGTCCCCTGGCATTGAGGACATCCACGCTCTGGACAAGAAGCTGCGCTCTCTTTTCATGGACCAGAATTCTGTGTCCAGCTCTTCCACCCTGGCAGACAATATAGCCTCTGACTCCTTGTCCTCCCCGCCCAGCACAatgacctcctcctctcctatgGGGGGTTCCAACCAGATGCTGCagtccagtctgtctctctccagtggGCTGCCCGACACGGCCTCTATTCCCACACCAGCACAAGCAGGAGTG tCCTCTGCGAGTGCTTCCGTCCAAGATGGACAGTTAG CTGTTCCTGGGGACCAGCAGCCTACAATTCCACCCACTACTGGTGGCTTCCAACTTGGACGCTTTCAG GTTTCTGTGGCATCAGTTGAGGCCCAAAGCACTGTCCCTGAGCCCTCAACCATAGGCTCATCATCCTCAGCCACTCCATCgacgtcctcctcttcctcctcctcctcctcatcctcctccctctcaaGCCCAGAGAACACACTACACAGATCTCACAATCTGCCCAAACCAGTTATCAAACCGGATGCCGAGCCTGCCCACACCACTATTGGCAGGTTCCAGGTCATGGTTAGCTCCGGCAACAAAGTGGGTCAGGCCACAGAAGAGACCTCGACTCCCGACACCCAAAACTGTGCAGCTGTGGGCTCACACACCAAGACCCCTTCACCCAGCCAGCCCACCGCCTGCAACTACTACATCAGCAGTGACAATGACTCTGAGCCAGAAGACGAGACCTTAAAGAGGGAGGTCACACAGCTCAGGGAGAG acaTATGGTAGAGATCCATGACTTACACCTTCGCCAGAAGGGGGAGATCGACGCCCTGTTTTCCCGGCTGGGCAGATCCCCACCTTCAGTGGTAGCACCGCCTACCATGAACATGTCTGGTGGCAGACGCAGGATCACCAAAGGCAAAAATTGCAAGTCTGGGAAAAGTGTGAGTGCTCAGGCCAGCCCTCAGCACACAG GTAAGAAACTGACAGGCCAAAGTGGGCAGGCTCCAGCATCAGTGACAACGGTTGGAGGGACAAGCAacaacactactactactactactacagcaTTCAGTCAGAGTGCCCCTTCACAGA GTCCAAACACCAATGGAACAGGACACGCGCCAGGCCATGGCCAGGGTCATGCTCCTGCCAGTCAGAGCTCTGGCACCTTCACAGATGACCTCCATCAGCTGGTGGACAACTGGGCACGAGATGCCATAAGTCTTGCACAAGTCAAAAAG tcgATCCCCCGCAAGTTTTCAGCTCCAGGCCAGCTCTGCTCCCTAGGAGGTCCCATGGCTGCTCCTGTTGTCCCGCCGTCAGCCCCAGGCTCTCGTAAGGGCTCCCTGTGCATGGCACCTCAGCAGTTTGGCTACCCCTGCACCCCGTACAGTGGCACCAACCAGTGGGCCAATCCTACAGGGTCTTCACAAGCGGGCTTGTTGGGGGCAATGCCGCCTGCAGCTCCACCCGTCTCCCTGCAGCAAGGCTTCCACATTGGCACCAACCACAAATCCagcggtggcagcagcagcaatgctGGGAGAACTACCCAAGCTAATTGA